Proteins encoded together in one Neisseria lactamica window:
- a CDS encoding YfhL family 4Fe-4S dicluster ferredoxin, which yields MSLFITDECINCDVCEPECPNDAISQGEEIYEINPNLCTQCVGHYDEPQCQQVCPVDCILIDEEHPETHDELMAKYEKIIQFK from the coding sequence ATGTCGCTCTTTATTACCGACGAGTGCATCAACTGCGACGTATGCGAACCCGAATGTCCGAATGATGCCATTTCCCAAGGCGAGGAAATTTATGAAATCAACCCCAACCTCTGCACGCAGTGCGTCGGACACTACGATGAACCGCAGTGCCAGCAGGTTTGTCCCGTCGATTGCATCTTGATTGACGAAGAACACCCCGAAACCCATGACGAATTGATGGCAAAATACGAAAAGATAATTCAGTTTAAATAA
- the rsmD gene encoding 16S rRNA (guanine(966)-N(2))-methyltransferase RsmD, whose product MAAGKHTKHSNRVRIIGGQCRGRKLSFASADGLRPTPDSVREKLFNWLGQDLTGKTVLDLFGGSGALGMEAASRNAKRVVIADNNRQTVQTLEKNSHELGLGQVQTVCSDGIAYLTNLKEKFDVVFLDPPFAWQSWESLFNALGTRLNDGAYVYIEAGTLPDIPDWLAEYREGKSGQSTFELRVFQVAE is encoded by the coding sequence ATGGCGGCAGGCAAACATACCAAACACAGTAACCGGGTACGCATTATCGGCGGGCAATGCCGGGGCAGGAAATTGAGTTTCGCATCCGCAGACGGGCTGCGCCCAACCCCCGACAGCGTGCGTGAAAAGCTGTTTAACTGGCTGGGACAGGATTTGACGGGCAAAACGGTTTTGGATCTCTTCGGAGGCAGCGGCGCACTCGGTATGGAAGCCGCTTCGCGTAATGCAAAACGGGTCGTGATTGCAGACAACAACCGTCAAACGGTACAAACCCTTGAGAAAAACAGTCACGAACTGGGTTTGGGGCAGGTGCAAACCGTCTGTTCGGACGGCATTGCCTATTTGACAAACCTAAAAGAGAAATTCGATGTCGTCTTCCTTGATCCGCCGTTTGCGTGGCAAAGTTGGGAAAGTCTTTTCAATGCATTGGGCACACGCCTGAATGACGGTGCATATGTCTATATCGAGGCGGGTACGCTGCCGGATATTCCCGATTGGCTGGCGGAGTATAGGGAGGGGAAATCGGGGCAGAGTACATTTGAATTAAGGGTTTTCCAAGTGGCTGAATAA